From Calonectris borealis chromosome 9, bCalBor7.hap1.2, whole genome shotgun sequence, one genomic window encodes:
- the NMD3 gene encoding 60S ribosomal export protein NMD3, producing the protein MEYMTGPAAPTQGNILCCQCGVPIPPNPANMCVGCLRAQVDITEGIPKQGTLHFCKQCERYLQPPGTWIQCSLESRELLALCLKKIKASLSKVRLIDAGFIWTEPHSKRLKLKLTVQKEVINGAVLQQVFVVEYIVQSQMCEDCHRIEAKDFWKAVVQVRQKTLHKKTFYYLEQLILKHRLHQNTLRIKEIHDGLDFYYSSKQQAQKMVDFLQCTVPSRSKSSQRLISHDIHSNVYNYKSTFSVEIVPICKDNVVCLSPKLAQSLGNMSQICVCIRVTSTIHLIDPSTLQIAEIDGNTYWRHPFNSLFHPKQLEEFIIMDINRVQGKKKGAGAGARSNKHTLAEAWVQKTSELNTDHQYFCCTHLGHILNPGDLVLGFDLANCNLNDEFANKMNPHNIPDVVLIKKSYDRTKRQRRRNWKLKELERDREGMDTDDERQYQDFLEDLEEDEAIRKNVNIYRSADVPVESDTDDDGPPRISLAEMLEDLHISQDATGGEGANMMTE; encoded by the exons ATGGAGTACATGACGGGGCCGGCGGCCCCCACCCAGGGCAACAT CCTCTGCTGCCAGTGCGGCGTGCCCATCCCGCCCAACCCGGCCAACATGTGCGTGGGGTGCCTGCGGGCGCAGGTGGACATCACCGAGGGCATCCCCAAGCAGGGCACCCTCCACTTCTGCAAGCAGTGCGAAAG GTATCTTCAGCCTCCCGGAACCTGGATTCAGTGTTCCTTAGAATCAAGAGAGCTTCTCGCTTTGtgtcttaaaaaaatcaaagcttcGCTGAGCAAG GTCCGGCTGATTGATGCAGGCTTTATTTGGACCGAACCACATTCTAAGAGGCTGAAGCTGAAGCTGACTGTTCAGAAAGAG GTGATAAATGGAGCAGTTCTTCAGCAAGTATTTGTGGTGGAATATATAGTTCAGTCTCAAATGTGTGAAGACTGTCATAGGATTGAAGCTAAGGATTTCTGGAAAGCTGTAGTCCAAGTCAGACAAAAG aCTCTGCACAAGAAGACTTTCTACTATTTGGAGCAGCTGATTTTAAAACACAGGCTTCACCAAAATACACTTCGCATCAAAGAAATCCATG atgGCCtggatttttattattcttcaaaGCAACAGGCCCAGAAGATGGTAGACTTTCTTCAGTGTACAGTTCCATCTAG aTCAAAATCATCCCAACGCTTGATCTCACATGATATTCATAGTAATGTCTACAATTACAAAAGCACTTTCTCTGTGGAAATTGTTCCAATATGCAAG GACAATGTTGTATGTCTGTCACCAAAACTGGCACAGAGTCTTGGTAACATGAGCCAGATCTGTGTGTGCATTAGAGTAACAAGTACCATCCACCTCATCGATCCTAGCACTCTGCAGA ttgctGAAATTGACGGAAATACCTACTGGCGCCACCCTTTCAATAGCTTGTTCCACCCGAAACAGCTAGAGGAATTCATCATTATGGATATCAATAGggttcaaggaaagaaaaaaggtgcaGGCGCAGGGGCAAGATCAAACAAG CACACACTGGCTGAAGCTTGGGTACAGAAAACCTCGGAGTTGAATACAGATCATCAGTATTTCTGCTGTACTCACTTGGGGCACATTCTGAATCCTGGCGACCTTGTCTTGGG attCGACTTGGCGAACTGCAACTTAAATGACGAGTTTGCCAATAAGATGAACCCACACAATATTCCTGATGTG GTATTAATAAAGAAGAGCTATGACCGTACCAAACGCCAGCGTCGCAGAAACTGGAAGCTGAAAGAGCTAGAAAGGGACAGAGAAGGCATGGATACAGACGATGAAAG ACAATACCAGGACTTCCTTGAAGATCTCGAAGAAGATGAAGCCATAAGGAAGAATGTCAACATTTACAGAA GTGCAGATGTTCCTGTGGAGAGCGACACAGATGATGATGGTCCTCCACGAATCAGCCTGGCTGAAATGCTGGAGGATCTCCACATTTCCCAGGATGCCACTGGTGGGGAGGGAGCAAATATGATGACAGAGTAA